The following proteins come from a genomic window of Brevibacillus antibioticus:
- a CDS encoding phenylacetate--CoA ligase family protein, translated as MPTTGFLIRHLQWPLMEALKGNRIRPYMKELQATQRLSAETLTVQQREKLVKLLDHAIQNVPAYTAFAPDWSKMREMPERFLQRIPVLTKTHFRQNADQYLSQGRQTSRLIGNRTGGSTGEPTHFYLDRPTVERYEAARWFGLSWYGIRIGDPCVMIWGSPLELNAQQARRYRWKERWLKNRMMISAYELDERHLEANLRLIREFRPAYLYGYASALHTLAMMMVRRGMTLGIPLKAVVSTAESLHEHQRQTIAQAFDAPVVNEYGARDGGMIAYQCKAGSMHAFSGNCYLEVVDPITHIPVFKGHPGALLVTDLHNTVMPRLRYQLGDVVALSDSACSCNLAFPLLASIDGREDDMFLSRNGKYVHGHYFNHIVRNMDSFRTFQIVQHEPERLSLRLVKEPERFLPSDEAKLLAGIRAALGQVSIHVSYVETIPPASSGKTRYAIREFPLTSAHPLE; from the coding sequence ATGCCCACAACCGGATTTTTGATCCGTCATTTACAGTGGCCGTTAATGGAGGCTTTGAAAGGAAATCGCATCCGTCCTTACATGAAAGAATTACAAGCAACACAGCGTCTATCTGCCGAAACGCTTACCGTGCAGCAGCGAGAAAAGCTAGTGAAACTACTCGATCATGCGATACAAAATGTACCAGCTTATACTGCCTTCGCCCCAGATTGGAGTAAAATGCGCGAGATGCCTGAACGTTTTTTGCAGCGGATCCCTGTTCTGACCAAAACACACTTTCGGCAAAACGCTGATCAATATTTGAGCCAGGGCCGACAAACAAGCAGGCTCATTGGAAATCGAACGGGAGGCTCCACGGGTGAACCCACTCATTTTTACCTTGATCGTCCAACTGTCGAGCGATATGAAGCTGCACGGTGGTTTGGGCTATCCTGGTACGGCATTCGCATTGGTGACCCATGTGTAATGATTTGGGGCTCTCCACTCGAATTAAACGCCCAGCAAGCTCGCCGCTACCGCTGGAAGGAACGCTGGTTAAAGAACCGCATGATGATATCTGCCTATGAACTGGATGAAAGACATTTGGAAGCAAACCTGCGCCTGATCCGGGAATTCCGCCCAGCCTATTTATACGGGTACGCCTCCGCGCTGCATACCCTCGCCATGATGATGGTACGACGCGGCATGACACTCGGTATCCCGCTCAAAGCTGTGGTCTCTACAGCAGAAAGCCTGCACGAACACCAGCGGCAAACGATTGCCCAGGCTTTTGATGCGCCTGTTGTGAATGAATACGGCGCCCGTGACGGCGGAATGATCGCCTATCAATGCAAGGCTGGGAGCATGCATGCCTTTTCCGGGAACTGTTATTTGGAGGTAGTCGATCCAATCACGCACATTCCCGTCTTCAAAGGGCACCCAGGAGCACTGCTTGTTACAGACCTGCACAATACCGTCATGCCTCGCCTGCGCTACCAATTAGGAGATGTTGTCGCGCTTTCAGATTCAGCCTGCTCATGCAATCTCGCTTTTCCCCTTCTTGCTTCGATCGACGGCAGAGAAGACGACATGTTCCTATCACGAAATGGAAAGTATGTGCACGGACATTATTTTAATCACATCGTCCGCAATATGGATAGCTTCCGCACCTTCCAGATCGTCCAGCATGAGCCGGAGCGACTGAGCCTGAGACTGGTGAAGGAGCCCGAACGATTTTTGCCTTCCGATGAAGCCAAGCTTTTGGCAGGAATTCGCGCAGCATTAGGTCAAGTGAGTATCCACGTTTCTTATGTGGAGACCATCCCCCCCGCAAGCTCGGGTAAGACTCGCTATGCAATCAGGGAATTCCCGCTTACGAGCGCCCACCCGTTGGAGTAG
- a CDS encoding cold-shock protein → MERGRVKWFNSEKGFGFIERDGGDDVFVHFSAIQGEGYKSLDEGQEVEFDVENGQRGPQATNVRRL, encoded by the coding sequence ATGGAACGTGGAAGAGTAAAGTGGTTTAACAGTGAAAAAGGTTTCGGTTTTATCGAGCGTGATGGTGGAGATGACGTATTCGTTCACTTCTCCGCTATTCAGGGCGAAGGGTACAAATCCTTGGACGAAGGGCAAGAGGTTGAGTTTGACGTAGAAAACGGTCAACGCGGTCCTCAAGCGACGAACGTTCGCAGACTATAA
- a CDS encoding glycosyltransferase family 4 protein, producing MNTHNVLIICYIFPPIGGGGVPRPLKMAKYLGEFGWNVHVLTVDPAYHATLDPSLLAQLPSDVTIHRAKEWQLLPNRGGQAASASANTTSTPSQPSFKAKVKKQVVNVLKKVKPYLLIPDDQILWMPNALKLGREMMRREKIDVIFSTSGPVTNHLIAKKLSREFGCKWVADFRDPWTQNMHTSGIEWRERMEERMEEAVMSQADAITTVTATFAYKFREKHQDRIKRMELIYNGFDQADFQGLAPSHAAPDKFHAVYAGILYQKRNPRLLLHAIRELIDEKAVDRNDLLLSFAGVFDYPGYSENRDCVEALGLGDIVRVLGNLPHKEALGLMKGANALLLIGDVSADAGAYIPGKLYEYMGIGNPILALNKRGEATEIIEEFRLGQVADPEKKDEIKQAYLKLYQEWKTQGQTGSEERGADFAERVKPYERREQAKQLAQLMDELVKK from the coding sequence ATGAATACGCACAACGTGTTGATCATATGCTACATATTTCCACCTATTGGGGGAGGCGGCGTACCAAGACCGTTGAAAATGGCCAAATATTTGGGGGAGTTTGGCTGGAATGTCCATGTGCTGACAGTAGATCCTGCTTATCATGCGACGCTCGATCCATCCCTTTTGGCACAGCTGCCAAGTGATGTCACCATTCACCGTGCGAAGGAGTGGCAGCTGCTGCCGAATCGAGGGGGACAAGCTGCATCAGCAAGTGCCAATACAACGTCCACACCATCACAGCCGTCGTTTAAGGCGAAGGTAAAAAAGCAGGTCGTCAATGTGCTGAAAAAAGTAAAACCATACTTGTTGATTCCAGACGACCAAATCCTGTGGATGCCGAATGCGCTCAAGCTGGGGCGTGAAATGATGCGCCGTGAAAAGATCGACGTGATTTTTTCTACATCGGGACCAGTGACGAACCATTTAATTGCAAAAAAGCTTTCCCGTGAGTTTGGCTGCAAATGGGTAGCGGATTTCCGTGACCCGTGGACGCAAAATATGCACACCTCCGGCATCGAATGGCGAGAGCGGATGGAAGAGCGAATGGAAGAGGCGGTGATGTCCCAAGCGGATGCGATCACGACCGTTACAGCGACCTTCGCCTATAAATTTCGCGAGAAGCACCAGGACCGCATCAAGCGGATGGAGCTGATCTACAATGGATTTGATCAGGCTGATTTTCAAGGGTTGGCTCCTAGCCACGCTGCTCCGGACAAATTTCATGCGGTGTACGCAGGTATTTTGTACCAAAAGCGCAACCCGCGCCTACTTCTTCACGCCATCCGGGAACTCATCGATGAAAAAGCAGTAGACCGAAATGATCTTTTGCTCAGTTTTGCCGGGGTGTTCGATTATCCGGGGTATTCCGAAAATCGCGACTGTGTAGAAGCATTGGGGCTGGGGGACATCGTTCGGGTGTTGGGGAACCTGCCGCATAAAGAAGCACTCGGACTGATGAAAGGTGCGAATGCCCTCTTGCTGATCGGGGATGTGTCCGCTGACGCCGGAGCGTATATTCCGGGTAAGCTCTACGAATACATGGGGATTGGAAATCCGATTCTTGCTCTGAACAAAAGAGGCGAAGCGACAGAGATTATTGAAGAGTTCCGTCTCGGACAGGTAGCCGACCCAGAGAAAAAAGACGAGATCAAGCAAGCGTACCTGAAGCTGTATCAGGAGTGGAAAACACAAGGACAAACGGGTAGCGAGGAACGCGGAGCGGATTTTGCAGAGCGTGTGAAACCGTACGAACGCCGTGAACAGGCGAAGCAACTGGCGCAATTGATGGATGAACTGGTAAAAAAATAG
- a CDS encoding putative polysaccharide biosynthesis protein, whose protein sequence is MLKKSHFLAGALILAIAGILSKVIGMFYRIPLQEIVGDRGLGLYQEVYPLYLTFLILATAGVPVALSRVIAEALAEGKQGSIGQILARSMVMMGAIGLVLFGLLYISSPLIAKLMGNPHLIEPIRAISMSLLFVPLIAVIRGFFYGHQKMLFVGLSQIVEQTLRVVFILVASLYLVSLGEDTDTVITGVNFGTMISTFLSLGFLALLMWLHNRKNSVFSGAEWGRLTWWYDRAFFASMWRIAWPICISALVIPIFSLTDSFLAINIFRYIWNVDGLTADTWFGIYSRGGPLLQMASLFGSSIALSIVPAIAEAIRQKDQERITTLTKLSLRFAWLIGLPAGLGLTAVAEGANLALYGDMEGTRAMAILGITAIPLSLLLATNGILQGIGKEKIPARHLLYGVIVKVLATLVFTSMFGMDGLSLSWLVATAFVCVLNMRVINRYVSIPINWRFDTVYPLLVANLMLILAWGATEAVDFLFRGREPVRMLGAIETVAGVGVGLIIYLGLLILIPLIEDKELDWLPGGNKLRSFIQFIRRKQASSLKSNTNND, encoded by the coding sequence ATGTTGAAAAAAAGTCACTTTCTCGCAGGAGCGTTGATCTTAGCTATAGCGGGGATTTTGTCAAAAGTTATCGGGATGTTTTATCGGATTCCGCTTCAGGAGATAGTGGGCGACAGAGGTCTCGGACTCTATCAGGAAGTATATCCTCTCTACCTGACCTTTCTCATATTGGCGACAGCAGGTGTGCCAGTAGCATTGTCGAGAGTGATTGCTGAGGCGTTGGCTGAAGGAAAACAAGGCTCTATTGGACAGATTTTGGCCCGTAGCATGGTCATGATGGGCGCCATCGGACTTGTCTTGTTTGGGCTCCTGTACATCAGCTCTCCACTCATCGCAAAGCTCATGGGGAATCCGCATTTGATTGAGCCGATCCGAGCGATTTCCATGTCGCTGCTGTTCGTTCCCTTGATTGCGGTTATTCGCGGCTTTTTCTACGGCCATCAAAAAATGTTATTTGTCGGGCTCTCGCAAATTGTGGAGCAGACCTTGCGTGTCGTTTTTATTTTGGTAGCTTCCCTGTATCTTGTGTCACTCGGTGAAGATACGGATACCGTGATTACTGGAGTCAATTTCGGTACGATGATCAGTACGTTTTTAAGTCTCGGGTTTCTAGCATTGCTCATGTGGCTCCACAACCGGAAAAATTCCGTATTTAGTGGGGCTGAGTGGGGGCGCCTTACTTGGTGGTATGATCGTGCCTTCTTCGCCTCGATGTGGCGAATTGCTTGGCCGATTTGTATCAGCGCCTTAGTTATCCCGATTTTCAGCCTGACGGATTCCTTTCTGGCGATCAACATCTTCCGCTACATATGGAATGTGGACGGCTTGACGGCGGATACCTGGTTTGGTATTTATAGCAGGGGAGGACCACTTCTGCAAATGGCGAGCTTGTTCGGATCGTCGATTGCCCTCTCGATCGTCCCTGCCATTGCCGAAGCGATCAGACAAAAGGATCAAGAACGGATTACGACCTTGACCAAGCTATCCCTGCGCTTTGCTTGGCTAATCGGTCTACCTGCAGGTCTGGGACTGACAGCTGTAGCGGAAGGGGCGAATCTGGCGTTGTATGGTGATATGGAAGGCACACGTGCCATGGCGATTTTAGGCATCACAGCGATTCCGCTTTCCTTGTTGCTTGCTACAAACGGTATCCTGCAAGGGATTGGCAAAGAAAAAATCCCTGCGCGTCATCTGTTGTACGGTGTTATTGTGAAGGTACTGGCGACACTCGTGTTTACCTCGATGTTCGGTATGGACGGCTTGTCCCTGTCTTGGCTCGTTGCTACTGCATTTGTATGCGTACTGAATATGCGAGTCATCAACCGTTACGTATCGATTCCGATTAACTGGCGCTTTGATACCGTTTATCCGTTACTGGTGGCTAACCTCATGCTGATTCTGGCTTGGGGAGCGACAGAAGCAGTTGATTTCCTGTTCAGGGGAAGAGAGCCAGTGCGCATGTTGGGAGCGATAGAGACCGTCGCTGGAGTCGGTGTAGGACTCATCATCTACCTGGGACTGCTCATTCTCATTCCACTCATTGAAGACAAGGAGTTGGACTGGCTGCCAGGCGGAAACAAGCTGCGCTCCTTTATCCAATTCATTCGGAGGAAGCAGGCTTCCTCGTTAAAGTCCAATACGAATAACGATTAA
- a CDS encoding glycosyltransferase yields MSKLRVLHVIGGGEFGGAEQHILNLVTTFPVDEVEVAVVCFYDSLFASKLRESGIQVITLNQFGRFDLRLLQALRNAFSTFQPAIIHTHGIKANFFSRLAARGMKVPLLTTIHSSLRYDYSSSLAYAIVNIMEMSTRHWNRHYIAISGAIADILRGQGVRSSDISVIYNGMDMKPYRQNHLRENDRNRLRAEWNIPEDAFLFGTAARFVPVKGLPILLDAFHTLMADNKEAPYLVLIGDGSERAALEAKAKELGLESRVRFAGFRQDIPACLHALDGFVHSSLYEGLGYTIIEAMASEVPVVASKVGGVKEFVFDGETGLIVEPGNPALLAQAMERFWTSPQLRETLVQNALNKVESTFTIELMTEQIVALYRTLLK; encoded by the coding sequence ATGAGCAAATTACGAGTCCTCCACGTGATTGGCGGGGGGGAATTTGGCGGTGCTGAACAACATATTCTCAATTTAGTCACTACGTTTCCAGTCGACGAAGTAGAAGTCGCAGTCGTATGCTTCTATGATTCTCTCTTCGCGAGTAAATTGCGGGAATCAGGCATCCAAGTCATTACACTGAACCAGTTCGGACGTTTTGACTTACGATTGCTGCAGGCTCTGCGGAATGCCTTTTCCACATTCCAACCAGCGATTATCCATACGCATGGGATTAAAGCCAATTTCTTTTCCCGATTGGCAGCTCGCGGTATGAAGGTGCCTTTGCTGACCACTATTCACAGCTCACTCCGTTATGATTATTCAAGCTCCTTGGCCTATGCCATTGTCAACATAATGGAAATGAGCACGAGACATTGGAACCGTCATTATATCGCGATCAGTGGTGCGATTGCCGATATTTTGCGGGGGCAGGGTGTTCGCTCGTCTGACATTAGCGTGATTTATAACGGAATGGACATGAAGCCTTATCGGCAAAACCATTTACGTGAGAATGACCGCAATCGACTGCGTGCGGAATGGAACATACCAGAGGACGCCTTTTTATTCGGGACAGCAGCTCGCTTTGTTCCTGTTAAAGGTCTCCCGATTCTACTCGATGCTTTTCATACGCTTATGGCGGACAACAAAGAGGCTCCTTATCTCGTGCTGATCGGAGACGGCTCTGAACGTGCTGCACTCGAAGCCAAGGCAAAAGAATTGGGGCTGGAATCGCGTGTTCGGTTTGCTGGATTTCGGCAAGATATTCCTGCGTGCTTGCATGCCTTAGATGGCTTTGTCCACTCTTCCTTGTACGAAGGGCTAGGCTATACGATTATCGAGGCAATGGCTTCGGAGGTTCCTGTCGTAGCAAGCAAGGTCGGCGGTGTGAAAGAGTTTGTTTTCGATGGAGAGACGGGGCTGATCGTTGAACCGGGAAATCCCGCTTTGTTGGCGCAAGCAATGGAACGGTTTTGGACTTCACCACAGTTGCGTGAGACCCTGGTGCAAAATGCGCTGAACAAAGTAGAGTCCACTTTTACCATTGAACTCATGACCGAACAAATTGTTGCTCTTTATCGTACGTTACTGAAATGA
- a CDS encoding O-antigen ligase family protein, whose translation MRETVLKWGSQSTTWLYLLLAYPVIDYVLRQILPIPVISSLWDEALLIVLMLFTFVAFLQSNRTMPGIKHWLGAFFVLGVAIMVTDMANWGATVEGFRSVYQYILAFFMGFYLLKSMEDLDKFMKVLVLVGFVAALYGVLQVIVGVKTPESWVQEGEAVTTRAFSFVTSPNVLGSYMALVTPIAAGLFMTATTLKQKLIWAIVAMTTVLALLLTGSRGAWFALALAVFVCFYIWNKRVAGYLVIAGIIGIVALFFVPDSVPLVGKVKDRIFTLFTPEYFQSSSEGGRIGRWGKAYDNMRIEPLFGVGLGHHGGAVAARHFGTIYSDSYFFKSLAEYGLIGIILLIGTVITMFKYGAGLIRNLQGSPHFFAILGLLGGLIAVATHNLVENIFEVPFMALYFWLFGGFLCALFVDQTQNKRW comes from the coding sequence ATGAGAGAAACCGTGTTGAAGTGGGGAAGCCAATCAACTACATGGTTGTATTTGCTGTTGGCCTATCCCGTAATTGATTACGTCTTGCGACAGATTCTACCGATTCCAGTCATATCTTCTTTGTGGGATGAAGCACTGCTCATCGTTCTGATGCTGTTTACGTTTGTAGCCTTTTTGCAATCAAACAGAACGATGCCTGGAATCAAACATTGGCTGGGAGCCTTTTTCGTCCTGGGTGTTGCCATCATGGTGACAGACATGGCGAACTGGGGGGCGACTGTGGAAGGATTCCGCTCTGTCTACCAGTACATCCTCGCCTTTTTCATGGGCTTCTATTTACTGAAGTCGATGGAAGACCTGGACAAGTTCATGAAGGTACTTGTGCTGGTTGGTTTCGTAGCGGCACTGTATGGTGTCTTGCAAGTCATCGTGGGCGTCAAAACACCTGAATCATGGGTGCAGGAAGGGGAAGCAGTTACAACGCGTGCATTCTCCTTCGTAACGAGCCCGAACGTATTGGGCAGCTATATGGCGTTGGTTACACCGATTGCTGCTGGTCTATTCATGACAGCTACTACTCTCAAGCAAAAATTGATTTGGGCCATTGTTGCAATGACCACCGTGCTTGCTTTGCTCTTAACCGGGTCCCGCGGTGCCTGGTTCGCTCTTGCCTTAGCCGTGTTCGTTTGCTTCTACATCTGGAACAAACGAGTAGCAGGATACTTGGTGATCGCAGGGATTATCGGGATTGTAGCCCTGTTCTTCGTTCCTGATTCTGTTCCACTTGTCGGGAAAGTAAAAGATCGCATTTTCACCCTGTTTACACCTGAATACTTCCAATCTAGCAGTGAAGGTGGACGCATCGGACGCTGGGGAAAAGCATACGACAATATGCGTATCGAACCATTGTTCGGTGTCGGACTCGGTCATCACGGCGGAGCAGTTGCCGCTCGCCATTTCGGTACCATCTATTCAGATAGCTACTTCTTTAAGAGTTTGGCGGAATACGGTCTGATCGGGATCATCCTGTTGATCGGAACCGTAATCACGATGTTCAAATACGGAGCTGGGCTCATCCGCAACCTCCAAGGCTCGCCGCATTTTTTTGCGATTCTCGGACTGCTGGGCGGATTAATAGCCGTAGCTACGCATAACCTCGTGGAAAACATTTTCGAGGTGCCGTTCATGGCCCTCTATTTCTGGCTGTTTGGCGGCTTCCTCTGCGCATTGTTCGTCGACCAGACACAAAATAAAAGGTGGTGA
- the csaB gene encoding polysaccharide pyruvyl transferase CsaB, protein MSRILISGYYGFNNAGDDVVLYGIISSLKREQPNISLAVLSNQPDRTAELFGIEAYNRWSFGTIVRELSQSDMLVMGGGTLMQDVTSPRSVLYYLGIVTIAKLLGKPVVFYAQGFGPILKSLSRTMIKRVVNHVNIITVRDYESGEDFKACGVKKAPIYITADPALTISPDDIADQRGNELLHGMFDDPSKPLVAISVRDWKQEQSFKQKIARAADWFIMRGWNVLFLPMHVPSDLAPSQEIMDQMSQPGARLLDAPVTFHDIMSVLKQCNYVVGMRLHSLILACMLRIPFIGISYDPKIDRFVERAGMPNAGHITELDETTLLTLLAEKLDNLDHEIDVVTKHSHLLAIEASKSSELVLQGLRK, encoded by the coding sequence ATGTCGCGAATTCTCATCTCCGGGTACTACGGCTTTAATAATGCCGGAGACGATGTGGTCCTGTACGGCATCATCAGCTCTCTTAAGCGGGAACAACCAAATATCTCTCTCGCCGTCTTGTCCAATCAACCTGATCGGACTGCGGAATTGTTCGGGATTGAAGCCTATAACCGCTGGAGCTTTGGAACCATCGTCCGCGAGCTTTCGCAAAGTGACATGCTGGTGATGGGCGGCGGTACACTGATGCAGGATGTAACCAGTCCACGCAGTGTCCTCTACTATTTGGGCATCGTCACCATTGCCAAGCTTTTAGGTAAACCCGTGGTCTTTTACGCACAAGGGTTTGGACCCATCCTCAAATCGCTCAGTCGCACGATGATTAAACGCGTGGTGAATCACGTCAACATCATCACGGTTCGCGACTACGAATCAGGGGAGGATTTCAAAGCCTGCGGCGTAAAAAAAGCCCCTATTTATATTACAGCTGACCCTGCTCTGACGATATCCCCAGACGATATTGCCGATCAACGGGGAAATGAGCTGCTCCATGGTATGTTTGATGATCCTTCCAAGCCTTTGGTCGCCATCTCTGTCCGAGACTGGAAGCAGGAACAGTCATTCAAACAAAAGATAGCCCGAGCAGCAGATTGGTTTATCATGCGCGGATGGAATGTTCTCTTCCTGCCGATGCATGTCCCTAGTGATTTGGCACCTTCCCAGGAAATCATGGACCAGATGAGCCAACCGGGAGCACGTCTTCTCGATGCACCTGTAACTTTTCATGATATTATGTCGGTACTGAAGCAATGCAACTACGTCGTTGGAATGCGGCTTCACTCGCTCATTCTTGCGTGCATGCTGCGAATCCCTTTTATCGGCATCTCCTACGATCCGAAAATCGATCGATTCGTCGAACGCGCTGGAATGCCCAATGCAGGTCACATTACTGAACTCGATGAAACGACACTTTTGACTTTGCTCGCTGAAAAACTGGACAACCTCGATCACGAAATTGATGTGGTAACGAAGCATTCCCATCTGTTAGCGATTGAAGCATCCAAAAGCAGTGAACTTGTTCTGCAGGGGCTGCGTAAATAA
- the murJ gene encoding murein biosynthesis integral membrane protein MurJ codes for MSLLKIASMIVVLTLVGRLLGFFRSVYVSNLYGTGMEADAFNIAATIPLTLFLVIPGAVNAVLIPTMRGMMEKGERTTDLYQKMLTIILGIFVALSVIGVVFSYELAAMFGLTGEKLELTASMLQWMWPSAIFIGLTGLWSSICNAHQHFFTPTLGTVFNGALVIVSMYVLVPMYGPIGLAMATTIGYLAALLPILPTLRGFGYQQRFSFAWREDAALKGMGERVIPILIGAVVAQATTFLERGFAEGLGTGVVSALANANQIMQLPLAIFVGAFTLPLFPLLASHVKRGEMTEMKQILQKGLAYLLILLLPVTVGLALYAEPIIRLAFERGAFDEHSVALTAWALPFYGVGLFFLASRDLLTRAFYALENTKTPVMIGAIGIGVYALANWLLIPLLGHGGIALANAVSAISQALLLFILLWRAVGSPVRANFLMTTGKTILGCAVMAGAILFVDPWLSVLPVWLYLPLGIIGAALLYLVVLILVREPLVSELLQKVRKRSTPTGGRS; via the coding sequence ATGAGTTTGTTAAAAATTGCTTCCATGATTGTTGTGCTGACTCTCGTTGGAAGGCTTCTGGGCTTTTTTCGCAGTGTGTATGTATCCAACTTGTACGGTACTGGTATGGAGGCAGATGCGTTTAATATCGCGGCAACGATCCCGCTGACGCTGTTCTTGGTCATACCGGGAGCGGTCAATGCTGTACTGATTCCGACAATGCGCGGCATGATGGAAAAAGGGGAGCGGACGACTGACCTCTATCAGAAGATGCTCACGATCATTTTAGGTATATTCGTTGCTCTGTCTGTCATAGGCGTGGTCTTTTCATACGAGCTTGCTGCGATGTTTGGACTGACAGGTGAGAAGCTGGAACTCACGGCAAGCATGCTGCAATGGATGTGGCCATCAGCTATTTTCATCGGATTAACAGGGCTGTGGTCGAGTATTTGCAATGCTCACCAACATTTCTTTACACCGACGCTTGGCACGGTATTCAATGGAGCTTTGGTGATTGTCAGCATGTATGTGCTCGTTCCGATGTATGGACCCATTGGTTTGGCGATGGCTACGACAATCGGTTACTTGGCTGCACTGTTGCCGATTCTCCCGACCTTGCGCGGATTCGGCTACCAGCAGCGCTTCTCTTTCGCTTGGCGTGAGGACGCTGCTCTCAAAGGCATGGGCGAGCGCGTCATTCCGATTTTAATTGGTGCGGTTGTTGCTCAGGCGACTACCTTTTTGGAGCGAGGCTTCGCAGAAGGACTCGGAACTGGCGTCGTTTCCGCTCTCGCCAATGCGAACCAGATCATGCAATTGCCACTGGCTATTTTTGTCGGGGCGTTTACGTTGCCGTTATTCCCACTGTTGGCTAGTCATGTCAAGCGGGGGGAAATGACGGAGATGAAGCAAATCCTGCAAAAGGGACTTGCCTATCTCCTCATTTTGCTGTTGCCGGTGACGGTTGGACTTGCGCTATACGCAGAGCCTATTATCCGACTAGCTTTTGAGCGCGGTGCGTTCGATGAGCATTCTGTCGCTTTGACAGCGTGGGCACTGCCGTTTTACGGCGTGGGACTTTTCTTTTTAGCGTCGAGAGACTTGCTGACCCGCGCCTTTTATGCACTGGAAAACACGAAGACACCCGTTATGATCGGGGCGATTGGGATTGGTGTGTATGCCCTTGCCAACTGGTTGCTCATTCCACTGCTTGGTCATGGCGGAATTGCTCTCGCTAATGCGGTTTCGGCTATTAGTCAAGCGCTCCTTCTGTTTATTTTGCTATGGAGGGCAGTAGGCAGTCCTGTACGAGCGAATTTTCTCATGACTACGGGGAAAACCATTCTGGGCTGCGCAGTCATGGCCGGTGCTATTTTGTTCGTTGATCCATGGTTATCCGTATTGCCTGTCTGGTTATACTTGCCTCTGGGAATTATCGGTGCTGCTCTTTTATATCTCGTGGTGCTCATTTTGGTTCGCGAGCCACTTGTGTCGGAGTTGCTGCAAAAAGTACGCAAGCGGTCTACTCCAACGGGTGGGCGCTCGTAA
- a CDS encoding M55 family metallopeptidase: MKLFLSVDMEGISGIVDTSYINPDSGVNYQRGRQFMTDDANAVIEAALESGVTEIVVADSHNTMNNILWEKLHPKARLLAGSPRDSSMMQGLDESYDAAMFIGYHTRQGIPGVLSHTMSGVVHNMYINGQVVGEFGFNAAIAGMHNVPVVMVSGDNLIAIEAQELIPGIQTAIVKEAVSRTAAICLSREEATAELKRKTANALRNRNSIQPFRTAVPVELAMEFSHAGQAEMAAIVPGTRYETATNMVYYNAANPQDMYKTMRAMLNLASGAEFF, from the coding sequence ATGAAATTATTTCTTTCGGTAGACATGGAAGGTATTTCAGGCATTGTGGATACGAGCTATATTAACCCGGATTCGGGGGTTAACTATCAGCGTGGCCGCCAGTTTATGACGGATGATGCCAATGCAGTTATTGAAGCTGCACTTGAGTCTGGCGTAACGGAAATTGTGGTAGCAGACAGCCACAACACGATGAACAATATTCTCTGGGAAAAACTCCATCCGAAAGCACGTCTGTTGGCAGGTTCTCCCCGCGATTCATCCATGATGCAGGGACTCGATGAGAGCTATGATGCAGCGATGTTTATCGGCTATCATACCCGCCAAGGGATTCCTGGCGTGCTCAGTCATACGATGTCCGGGGTGGTTCACAATATGTATATCAACGGACAAGTCGTGGGTGAGTTCGGCTTTAACGCCGCGATTGCGGGCATGCACAACGTTCCTGTTGTCATGGTGTCTGGTGATAATCTCATCGCCATAGAAGCACAGGAACTGATTCCAGGCATCCAAACAGCGATCGTGAAGGAAGCGGTATCCCGCACAGCTGCTATCTGTCTCTCGCGTGAAGAAGCGACCGCTGAACTGAAGCGCAAGACGGCCAATGCTTTGCGCAACCGGAACAGCATCCAGCCATTCCGTACAGCTGTACCTGTAGAGCTGGCGATGGAATTCTCCCATGCAGGACAAGCCGAGATGGCCGCAATTGTCCCCGGCACGCGCTATGAAACAGCTACAAACATGGTTTATTACAATGCAGCCAATCCGCAGGATATGTACAAAACGATGCGGGCTATGCTGAACCTGGCGTCGGGTGCAGAGTTTTTCTAA